The Synergistaceae bacterium genome contains the following window.
AAAGAGTTTTCTTTCATTAGTATATCCATTAGAGTTTTCTTTCATTCAGTATATCCATTAGAGTATATCCATTAGTATATCTATATATCTAGTATATCCATATATCGCTTTGATGTTTTAGTTCAGCTGAACAATAATTATATCTTATGTAATCATTCAATCAAGGCCTCTCGGAACTAAAAATGATAATATTAGGCACAGGAAGACCTGAGCGAAAATTTTTTACCAAGAGCTTGAACATTAAAAAAAGTCGTCTTGACGCGTTTGAATTATATTTATGTGATATTGAGTGGGAAAACAGAAATATCTCTTTGTTACGAACAAAAGACAGAAAAAAGCTACGTAATATAGCCACTTAATACGTATATCAATTATTAAATAAAAAAACATTAGCAAAAAATATGACATTCACCTCATCCTCACTCTATAATTTTACTAATTCAGATAATAACATTTTTCTGCACTTTAGTCCAATATAAGTTAGTTAGAAATTGTAGTTGTTCAATATGTAGTTGTTCAAAGGTAGAGGCACTAGACGAAAAGAGATCAAAGTAGTAAAGTAGTATCACAAGTTAGGATATTGGGTTCGATGCAGAAAAACACAGGTTGCTTGGGTTGTGTTTGAAGTGATACTTTCAAGGCGATATGTGAATTAGAAGCAATATTAGAAGCAATAAGAGAAGCGATAAGAGAAGCGATAAGAGAAGCGTTTGGTAAAGGATTGCTGAAGCAAACGAAATTAATGTTTCGTTTGTAATATTGATTTGGGAAATGAAAAGAGTTATAGGAAGCTAAAGGAGTTAAAATATCAACAGCGGTTCTGGGGTGGTTCTGGAGTCGCGGGCGGTTCTGGAGTCGCGACGTTGGGTTGTATTTGCGTAAGATCAATGTTTTTTGTTTTGGATTTTTGTGGATATTTGTTTTGGATTTTTGTGGATAGAGGAAGTTTGGACATGATCGCGAAACGTAAAATAGACGAATACTATATGAGTCACGCTCTTTCTCTGGCTTGGCGGGGATTAGACACGACTTCCCCTAACCCTAGAGTCGGTTGTGTGTTGGTGAAAGAAGGACGCGTTATTGGTGAGGGATATCACGCTCGATGGGGAGGACCCCACGCCGAGGTGGTCGCCCTGAATGACGCGGCAAAAAAAGGCGGGGAAACGAAGGGCGCCACGGCCTACGTCACCTTGGAGCCTTGCTCCCATTTCGGAAAAACACCTCCCTGCGCTCCACGGTTGGTGGATGAGGGGATCGCTCGTGTTGTTGTCGGTTCAGTGGACCCCAACCCCAAGGTAAAGGGGAAGGGACTCGAAATTCTGAAGGCTGCGGGGGTGGAAGTGTCATTTCCCTGTTTGGAAAAAGAGTGCAAATGGCTGAACAGAGGGTTTTTCAGGAGCAAAACCCTGAATCGTCCTTGGGTCACATTGAAGGCCGCCACAGGATTAGATGGGAAAATGGCCCTTGCTTCTGGAGAGAGCAAGTGGATCACCGGCGATACAGCAAGAAATTGGGCGCATCTTCTGCGGGCCGAGCACGATGGGATTCTTGTGGGTGTGGGAACGGTCCGAGTGGACGATCCCGAACTGACGGCGCGGAACACTTGCGGTAAATCGCCTTTACGCATAATATTAGACGTGGATCTTTCGTTGCCCCTAAATTCCCGTGTCTTACAAGGGGGGTGTCTGATTTTCGCGGATGGCGACGGTTCAGGATTTTCGAGAAAAAAGCGGACCCTCGAACAGGCGGGGGCAGAAGTTTGCGTCGTCCCCTCCGTTGGAGGACGTGTTGATTTGAAATCCGTTCTTCAGGAACTGACGACGCGGCAGGTACAGTCCTTGATGGTCGAAGGCGGCCCCAAGGTCATTTCCGCCTTCATTGAGGCGGAGTTTTGCGACTCCCTGGTCCTTTTCGCGTCGGCGTCTTTGTTAGGCGAAGGGCGCGGGCTGGGAGAGGGGTTGCGTTTCGATTCTATGGGGAACACGGTTCGTCTGAGAGAGACGACGGTGAGACGCGCGGGGGAGGACCTGCTTGTGGAGGGGATTTTTCGATGTTCACCGGCCTTGTAGAAGCAATAGGGAAAGTCTTGGACGTCCGAGAAACCCGTGACGTCTTTCGCCTTTCTATCGAATGCCCGGAGTTCGCCTCGGAGTTGGCGTTGGGACAGTCCGTGTCAGTAAGTGGGGCTTGTCTTTCTGTGGCGGCGGTGAGGGCGAGCGTCTTCGACGTGGAAATGATGCCAGAAACCGTGAAACGGACGCGTTTCGTTTTTTTGACACGGGGAGTTTTCGTGAACCTGGAGCGAGCGATGAAGTTGGGCGAGCGCTTGGACGGGCATCTGGTGCTGGGACATGTGGACGGAACAGCGAAGGTCGAGAAACTGTCAGGCTCGGCTCGGACGAAAAAGGCTTTTTTCCGCGCCGACCAAGACGTGACGCGTTATATCGTGCCAAAAGGGTCCGTGGCGGTGGACGGGGTCAGTTTGACCGTGATCGACGCGGGCGCTGGAGGTTTTTCCGTGGGGCTGATTCCGACAACACTGGAGAGCTGCACCTTGGGCCGCCTCGCGCCGGGAGATGTCGTCAATATAGAGACCGACGTCATCGGGAAGTACGTGGAGCGATTGCTGAGCCCAGAGCGCGCTTCAGCGACGTCGGGTTTGACGTTGGGGGAGATGTATGAACTTGGTTATGGATAAAGGCCGGCAATCGGCCGAAGAATATGGAGAAACGGAACTGGTGGGCAACGAAGTAAGGAACGAAGTAAGGTTTGAAGTAAGGAACGAAGTAAGGTTTGATGCCGTGAAATTCGACACGATTGAGGACGCGATCGAGGACATCCGCCAGGGCCGTATGGTTTTGGTTGTGGACGATGAATCCAGGGAGAACGAAGGTGACGTGATTATGGCGGCGGCGCACGCCACCACGGAGAAAATCAACTTCATGGCTCGTCACGCCCGGGGTTTGATTTGTGCGCCGGTTTCAGAAGAGATCGCGAAGCGGCTCCAGTTGGATCTCATGACGAAACAAAGTTCGGATAAACACGGAACAGCGTTTCTGGTGTCGGTGGACGCGAAAGAAGGTATCTCTACGGGAATCTCCGCCGAGGAGCGGGCGATCACCGCGCGGCTTTTGGCGGACCCAGAGGCGCGTCCCGATGACTTCTACCGGCCGGGGCATTTGTTTCCTTTGGCCGCCAAAACGGGCGGTGTCTTAAAACGGGCGGGGCACACGGAGGCCACGGTAGACCTGGTGCGGTTAGCGGGGTTGCCTCTGGCGGGGTTGTGTTGCGAAATTATGAAAGAAGACGGAACAATGGCGCGTTTACCGGATCTGGCGCCTTTCGCGGTCCAGCATAGGTTGAGGCTGATTACCGTGCGGGACCTCATCGCTTGGCGCGCTACTCGTGAAAAACTCGTGGAGAAGGTTGTCGAGGTCAATCTGCCGACGGAGTTCGGACTGTTTCGCGCCCACGCCTACCGCAATACCTTGGAGGACGACGATGGCCATACCCATATCGCCCTGGTGAAGGGGGACATCTCCAGCGTCTCCAATGTTTTGGTGCGCGTCCACAGCGAATGCCTGACAGGCGACGTATTCGGGTCCTTGCGCTGCGACTGTGGCCCCCAGCTTCACACCGCTCTGGAAATGATCGGCAAAGAAGGCGTTGGGGTGTTACTTTACATGCGCCAAGAAGGGCGCGGCATAGGAATCCTCAATAAGCTGAAGGCCTACAAACTTCAGGAAGAGGGTATGGATACGGTAGACGCGAATATTGCTTTGGGCTACGCCCCGGACTTGCGTGACTATGGCACGGGCGCTCAAATCTTGAAAGACTTGGGGTTAAAAAAAATCCGCCTTCTGACCAACAATCCCCACAAAATCGTGGGTCTGGAAGGACATGGCCTTCAGATCATAGATAGAGTACCATTAGTGATCGAACCCAACGAGTTCAATAAGGATTACATGCGCACCAAAGAAAGCAAGATGGGGCATTTACTGCACTCGCTGTAACGTGACGGTTCGCGAGATACACACGTCAATACATGTCAATACACGTCAATATGGGAGGTTCGGGGAATGAAAATAGTGGAAGGAAAATTGATAGGTACGAAGCTTTCGATAGCGATTGTCGTTTCCCGTTTCAACGAGTTGATCTCCAACAAACTTCTTGAGGGGGCGAAAGACGCGCTTTTGCGTCATGATGTGTCTTACCAGCATATAGAGGTTTATTGGGCTCCAGGCTCCTGGGAGCTGCCTTTAGTGGCCAAGGAACTTGCTCTTTCCGGCAAGTACGACGCGATTATCGCCTTGGGGGCTGTCATTCGCGGGGATACACCTCACTTCGACTATGTATCCTCGGAGGTGTCCAAAGGGCTGGCCCTTGTGGGCTTGGAACAGCGCGTTCCCGTCCTGTTCGGCGTCCTGACCTGCGATACTTTAGAGCAAGCCCTCCTGAGGGCCGGCAGCAAGGCGGGGAACAAAGGAGCGGATTGCGCCTGTGGGGCCATCGAAATGGCTAACCTCTTGAGAAACATCCGAGTCGGAGAAAAAGGCGGCGTTTAACTAACAGAATTTGTGGGTTTTATAAACTTCGTCTTCCCCAGCATAAATTGAATTCGCTCCGGAGGTGTCGTTTCTTTTGACCGTTTCCTATAGCTTGGAAATGATATTGGGGTGTGTAAGCGCGGCCGTTTTGTGCGTCCTCGTTCAATACCTGACAAAAAGGTTTTTCGACGCGCGGCAATACGGTTACTTGCGCGACTTGATTCTAGCCGCGGCGTGGTTGCTGTTGGCGATCTGGTTCGGCTCGCCTCAGTCTCGATTCGTGGTGGGTGCCGCTTTTATCGCGGGAATAGTGGGGTTGACGGAGGTCTGCTGGCCCAAACGTTCTTGGCGTTGGGCGTATCTTCTCATCGGCCTTTCCTGCGCCCTTTTCGGTCCGTCCATCAGCTTCATCAGTTTTGTGGATGGGGAGTATATCTACCTGACTCCCCTGACGTCGATCATCGTCACAGCCCTGTGGTTCATGGCTTTCCCCCTCGTTTTGCAGCAGTTGGATGGGATTCCCGGCCTGGTGGGGTACATGTTGGCCGTGACTTTTTCTCTGATGCTGACCTCTGTCGTGTTGGCGATGCGGGGGATGCAGGACGCTTTTTTTATGTCCTTCGGTGGGCTTCTCCTCTTGGTGGCGTTTTGGAGCCGTTTCAGCAACTTCTACCGTCAGGCGGGTAAAGCATTATCGGCGATGTGGGGAACTCTGGCCGCTGGGACGGCAATCCTGGGAGTCAGCAAGGGTATCGTTTTTAGCTCTATGTTCTATCTATCCCTGGGGCTTTTCGCTATTCCCTTCGCGGAAGCCTCCTTCCACCTGGTAAGTTTGGCCTTGTCCGACGCCTCTCACGGCACGGAAAGGCTCTACCGTAAATTGATTCGGAGCGGGTTGGATCATCCCGACGCTGTGCGGGTGATCGCCGGCCTTTGCGCCTTTTTAGGAACCCTCACGACCCTGTCTCAATACCCGCCCAACTACGCGACGTGGATCGGATGGGCCGCCATGGGATGGGTGGTTTTTGTACTGCTAGGTTTGCTGCTTTGGAAGTACCGGCACAGGTCCCCTATGACCCACACGAAACCCCACCTTTGGGGCGTCTCCGTCGATAACATGTCCCTTAACTACGCACTGGCCAGAGCTAGGGGCATGGTTTTGTCCGCCAGCGGAACGCGACTGGTAGCCACAGTCAACGCCCTGGGAATGAACGAGGCGGTGCGTGACAAAGAATATCATCGCGTCTTGAGACATTCGGCGATAGTTCTGTCGGACGGGGTGGGTCTTTTGTGGGGATTGCGCTTTCTGGGTATGCCCATCCAAGAACGGGTAACGGGCATAGACTTTGCGGAACAGCTCTGCCGGATGGCGGCGGTGGAAGGGTGGCCGGTGTATTTTCTGGGATCTAGAGGCAACACGGCCTTGGTCTGCGCCAAGGTCATGGCTGCGCGGTATCCGGGGCTGGTGGTGGCAGGAGCCCGAGATGGCTATTTTGCTATAGACGACCTTTCGGTGGTGGAGTCCGTGGTGCGGTCTGGAACGAAAATTCTCTTTGTGGCTATGGGAATTCCTCGCCAGGAAAAATGGGTGGTTCGCCACTCTCACCGGCTGGGCAATGTCTTGGCCGTGGGCATTGGCGGTGCTTTTGACGTGCTTTCCGGACAATTGAGACGTGCTCCGGCCATCATGCAAAAAATGGGACTGGAGTGGCTTTTCAGGTTATGTCAGGAACCCTTCCGCTGGAAAAAGGACTTGATGTTGATCGTCTTCGTTTTTCGTGTTTTGCTGACGCGGGTGGGACTTTATTCTTGGAAGGAGGGGCATCAGGAATGATCACTACGGTGGGAGATCTGATGGACCGCGACTTGACGGTGGTCATGGAGCATAGTACTATCAGCGAGGCCATTGATATTTTTTATTCTCACAGCGTGGCGGGGCTGCCGGTGGTGGATGTAGATTGGCGACTCGTGGGCTTTCTCTCCGAGACCGACATTTTACGCGCCGCGACTCCCTCCTACCTGGAGGTTCTCACCCAAAGCTCGTTTCTGAGCGGAGAAGAAGAGGAGTTTGCGAGGGAGTTGGAGAAGCTGGGTGACCTGCCCGTTCGGGACTATATGGTCAAGCCTCCTATCGCTGTGGAGCCTTACGTAAGCCTGATGTCCATTGCCGACCTGATGATACGCAAACATTTTCGCCGCCTTCCCGTTGTAGAAGACGGCGTTTTGATCGGTATCATAGACCGCCGGGCTCTGTGGAATTTCATGCTTGAGGGCTATGCGCGCAATGTGGAACAAGGCGAAGCTTAATAAGGTACTTGGTAAGGCGAAGCCTTCGTCCCCTGAACTTGACCCTCTCGTCTCGACCTGGACGGAGCTAGAAGCGTTGCGCGCTCGGCTCGCCGAGGACATGGAGGATAAGAAAACCGAAATGGAGCGTTTCAAGGAGGAGACCTTGTGGCGTTTGAATTCTTTGTCCGACCGGACTATCGAGATCGCTCGCATGGAGGGACGGAATGCCGAAGCGCGCGTCGCCCAGGACAAAGCGGAAACCGAGGCGGAACTCGCCCAATGGAAAGCCCGCGTCCGGGAGCGGGTTCTGGATGAAAAAATTCTGGACACCCTGGCGGAGCAAACCATTCTTCGGCTGCTTCCCCCGACGGGAGAAGGGGACGTGTTAGCGTCCTCCGAAGTGGTGGTTTCTGAAACGAAAGGAGGTGGCGCTTCATGATCACACACATGGCAAGGGTCGCTCTGTGGGGGGTGCGGGATAAAAAATCCGTTGTTGTGAGCCGCCTTTACGAGCTTGGAGTTTTCCATTTGACCACGTCCGAGGAAGCCATGGACGGAAGCCATCGTTTTCTCCTGGAAAAACTGCGGGAGCAGAGGGGGAAGGCGTTGAATCTTATCGAAGCTCTTCGGTGGGACGAGTGGCGGAAACTGACGGACGCCTTTGTGGAAAATGTGCGCTATAACCTTTCCCAGGATCTAGAAGCGATGACGGAGGAGATCGAGAGAAGTCTGCAACGCATTCAATCGCGTCTCGTTTGGATTAGGAGAAACCAGGAAAGACTACAGAACGACTTTATTGAGCTGCGAAAGGCCAATCTCATTTTGAAACGCGCCCAAGGGTTTTTAGAGCAGGAGAAGACCGTCCGGGGAGAGATGGCGATCTGGCGTTTGCCGCGACAAGGACAACACGCGTTGATCTCTAAAATCAATGGAGAGCTGGATCTTTTACCCAGTGGCCATGAAAAGCCTTGGTTTCGCTACCATTCCATCGATTTCAACGACGGTTCTTCTTATCTGGTGACCAGTGCCTCCTACGAGGTGCAGCCCAAAATCAGAAACGGAGTCACCAACCTTCAGGGCTCTCGTTGGCGGTTGCTTGACTATACAGAGAAGAAAAAAGCGAAAGAAACCAATTTTGACGCTGAGGAAAGCGATTGGACCAAGGACAACGCCGACGAAAAATCCTTTCTGATAACGGCGCCGTCGCGGATCGCTCGGCTTTTGCGGCGGGCTCCGACTCGGATAAGAGCGAATAGAGAAGAATTGCGTAAACTCTCCGACCAGTGGGGAGCGAATTTGGCCGCCGTTTACATTTTACTGAACGACCGCATGGAACAGCTCCTCATGGAGGCATCTGCCGAGGAGAACGAGGAGTTTTTCAGCTTGGAGGGCTGGATTCCGGAAAAAGATTTGGCCCGCACGAAAGCGGTATTGAAAGAGGATTTCGGCGATTTCGTCATCGTGCGCTCCCGGCCCCCTGACCCCGCCAAAGACGGAGTGGTTCCCACCGCTTTGAGGAACGTCTCGATTTTCAAGCCCTTCGAACTGTTTCTGAAGTTACTACGTGTACCTCACTACAATGCCTATGACCCGACTCCCCTGATCGGGCTTTTCTTCCCCTTTTTCGCGGGCTGCATGGTGGGAGACATTGGCTACGGCGTTCTCATTCTGTGGGTGGGGCGGCATTTGAAGCAGAAGAAAACGGAGACCCTACGGGATGTGGGCGTCATTCTCTTGTTCGTCGCCTTTTGGAGCATCTTCTGGGGAGCCATGTTCGGGGAGTTTTTCGGGGACGTGGGGCACAGGCTTCTGCACATGAGACCCATCTGGGAGGACCGAGTCCACGCGATCTTGCAGGTCATGGGTTTCAGCGTGGCCTTGGGCACTACGCACGTGACGCTGGGGCTGCTCATCGGTGTGATTCAGGGGATACGGAACCGACACCGTCATCATTGGATGGAACGGCTGGGAAGTTTGCTGGTGATTGTGAGTCTGGTGGCGGCGCTGATGTTTTTGCGCGCTCAATTGCCGGCTTCCTTTTTCTCCATTCCGGTTATCCTGCTAATTTTTGCCCTGATTTTCCTGATTTGGGGCGGAGGTATCGGGGGCATTATCGAGTCTCTGAGCACCATTGGTAACATTATCAGTTACGTTCGAATCGCCGCCATTGGTTTGTCGTCCGCTATTCTGGCGATGGTGGCCAGCACATTCGTGGATACTATAGAGGTTCCGCTGGTGGGGCTCTTCATGGCGTTCGCCATCCACCTTCTGAATTTCGTTCTGGCGATCGGGGGCTCCGCCCTACACGCCGCTCGGCTCCATTACGTGGAGTTCATGGGAAAATTTTACGAAGATGGAACTCTCGCATATAAACCATTTGCCAAAAGGAGGAGTTTACACAATGGGTGAGAAAGCGATCATGGCGCTGGCCGCGGCACTGGCTGTGGCTATCCCCGCTCTGGCAACGGCTTACGCTCAAGCGCGTATCGGCAGCGCTGGGGCGGGAACCGTAGCGGAAAAACCGGAGACGTCGGGGACGATTATTATCTTGGAGGCCATTCCCGAAACGATGGTCATTTTGGGCTTTGTCGTCGCCATCATGATCATCATGAGAATAGCCTAGCCGACCGATATGAACCGCCCTTCGGGTGAACTCCTGGATGATCGCGAACCGGGATCCGAGGACTTGGTCGGGTTCAAGGAAGCCTTGTTAGCTCAACACAAAAAACGCTGCCTGGCGTTAAAGCGCTCCGTGGACGAGGATTTAGCGGATATCATTACGGCCCGCCGCATTGAAGTGGAGCGTATTGTTCATAGTTTGCGCCGCAGTCACGAAAAACATCTTGAAGAGGTCTTAAAAACCAACCTCCATCACGTCAAGCGCCAGAAAAAAAGCTACGAGGCGGAGCTTCAGGACATTTTTTTCGAGACGCTGGAGAAGGCGGTACGCTCGCGGCTGGAAACCTTTCGCCATTCGCCTCGGTATGGAGCTGTTTTGGAGGCTTTGGCGGTGGAGGCGCAGACTTGTATTCAAGGAAATTCTACTTTATCCTGGGTCGCTTTGGTTGAGGAAGGTGACGCTCTTTTTCTGCCTCCTTCCTCTCGGGGAAACATTCGGGAGGTGCGCGAGGAACTGTGGGACGTTTGGGGCGGTCTCGTTCTGGTCGAGGCCGGCGGGGGCGGAAGGGTCGTCGACAATACGTTCCGCGCCCGATGGAAACGACTACCTTCCTTATTCGCGTTCAAGCCCGATCTTCGCGATGATTTATGACGAGGCGGCGAGAAATGGAAAAAATGCCTAGAAAGGGCGTCGTCGTTGGAATTTTAGGACCTGTTCTTGTGGCGGAGGTTGATTTTTCCGTCCGCATGTTTGAGGTTGTCCGCGTCGGCGAACGAGGACTTTTGGGCGAAGTTTTCGAGGTCGGGGTTCGAGATTCGGGCGACCAGGGTCTGAATGTTGGTATTCAGATCTGGGAGGACCTCACAGGGCTGTCCGTGGGGGAAGAAGTGTTGTTCACCGGAGAACTTTTGAGCGTGGAACTAGGCCCCGGTTTTCTGGGTGAGGTTTTGGATGGTTTGGGACGGCTGTATTCCCGAAAGGAAAAGCTCTGGCGTTTCCAGCCGTCGGTGAGGGAGGGGGAAAAGATCTCTCCAGGAGATATCCTGGGAACGGTGATAGAGAGAGGCCGTTTTTCCCATCGGATTCTAGTCCCACCCGGCGCGCTCGCCGCGGAATCACGTGAACGGGACAACCGGGTAGCGTGGATTGCTCCAGAGGGAGAGTACACCGCCCAAGATTATATTTGCCGCCTGGAAAATGAATTTTCTTTGCCCCTGAGTCTAACGCAAAAATGGCCGGTTCGTGTACCAAGGCCATTGAAAGCGCGCCTGCCCTTGGATTATCCACTGTTCACGGGGCAGCGAGCACTGGATACTTTTTTACCTCTGGCGCTAGGAGGCACTGCCGCCCTGACCGGCGGATCCGGCACGGGCAAAACGCTTTTGTTGCGATCTTTGGCCAAAGGGTGTGGGGCGGACGTGATCGTCTATGTCGGTTGCGGCGAGCGGGGTAATGAAATAATGGAGATCCTCGATGATTTTTCCAAGGCAGCCTCCCTTCGATCCAATGGGCTTTCGAGCCTGATGGACCGCGCCATAGTGATCGCGGCGCCTTCCGACGCACCGGTAACGCTTCGAGAGATGGCAGTTCACTTGGGGTTAACCTTGGGAGAATACTATCGGGACATGGGATACGACGCGGTCGTGATGATCGACTCTGTTTCTCGCTGGGCGGAAGCGTCCAGGGAAATCGAAAGCCGTGTCGGAAAAACTTCCGGAGAGGAGGGATACCCACCCTGGCTGAACGCCCGGTTAGCCCTCTGTTGCGAGCGAGCGGGACGAGTTAAGGTTTTGGGCAAAAGTGCCCCTGGGTTGACAAATAATTCTTCCCGTTCTGGATCAATAACCCTTATCAGCGCAATTTCGCCAGAGGGAGGGAATCTTTCGGACCCTGTGACTCAAGCGATGGCTAGATCTTCCGGTACTTTTTGGGTACTGAATCAAGAATTGGCCCAAGCGCGTCGTTTCCCGGCGATCGACTGGAGCCGGAGCCATGCTTTTTATGAGAACGTCCTCGATGAAGCTTTTGCCCATGAGGCAA
Protein-coding sequences here:
- a CDS encoding V-type ATP synthase subunit A → MEKMPRKGVVVGILGPVLVAEVDFSVRMFEVVRVGERGLLGEVFEVGVRDSGDQGLNVGIQIWEDLTGLSVGEEVLFTGELLSVELGPGFLGEVLDGLGRLYSRKEKLWRFQPSVREGEKISPGDILGTVIERGRFSHRILVPPGALAAESRERDNRVAWIAPEGEYTAQDYICRLENEFSLPLSLTQKWPVRVPRPLKARLPLDYPLFTGQRALDTFLPLALGGTAALTGGSGTGKTLLLRSLAKGCGADVIVYVGCGERGNEIMEILDDFSKAASLRSNGLSSLMDRAIVIAAPSDAPVTLREMAVHLGLTLGEYYRDMGYDAVVMIDSVSRWAEASREIESRVGKTSGEEGYPPWLNARLALCCERAGRVKVLGKSAPGLTNNSSRSGSITLISAISPEGGNLSDPVTQAMARSSGTFWVLNQELAQARRFPAIDWSRSHAFYENVLDEAFAHEASKDWPDLKEYLRTIMKWREELAGALRQGERDALSEENKWLLYHAETLEIVFLRQNAYGETRSSPARMAAMLRFLKTLDGEVRKILKKELVCDVVTALPSRQEMLALRDLPEKDFEKAERKWLVRFTSGLTSSAPTESAPTESAPTESTPTESTPTEEAAP
- the ribD gene encoding bifunctional diaminohydroxyphosphoribosylaminopyrimidine deaminase/5-amino-6-(5-phosphoribosylamino)uracil reductase RibD yields the protein MDRGSLDMIAKRKIDEYYMSHALSLAWRGLDTTSPNPRVGCVLVKEGRVIGEGYHARWGGPHAEVVALNDAAKKGGETKGATAYVTLEPCSHFGKTPPCAPRLVDEGIARVVVGSVDPNPKVKGKGLEILKAAGVEVSFPCLEKECKWLNRGFFRSKTLNRPWVTLKAATGLDGKMALASGESKWITGDTARNWAHLLRAEHDGILVGVGTVRVDDPELTARNTCGKSPLRIILDVDLSLPLNSRVLQGGCLIFADGDGSGFSRKKRTLEQAGAEVCVVPSVGGRVDLKSVLQELTTRQVQSLMVEGGPKVISAFIEAEFCDSLVLFASASLLGEGRGLGEGLRFDSMGNTVRLRETTVRRAGEDLLVEGIFRCSPAL
- a CDS encoding ATPase, encoding MGEKAIMALAAALAVAIPALATAYAQARIGSAGAGTVAEKPETSGTIIILEAIPETMVILGFVVAIMIIMRIA
- a CDS encoding CBS domain-containing protein, whose amino-acid sequence is MITTVGDLMDRDLTVVMEHSTISEAIDIFYSHSVAGLPVVDVDWRLVGFLSETDILRAATPSYLEVLTQSSFLSGEEEEFARELEKLGDLPVRDYMVKPPIAVEPYVSLMSIADLMIRKHFRRLPVVEDGVLIGIIDRRALWNFMLEGYARNVEQGEA
- the ribE gene encoding 6,7-dimethyl-8-ribityllumazine synthase; this translates as MKIVEGKLIGTKLSIAIVVSRFNELISNKLLEGAKDALLRHDVSYQHIEVYWAPGSWELPLVAKELALSGKYDAIIALGAVIRGDTPHFDYVSSEVSKGLALVGLEQRVPVLFGVLTCDTLEQALLRAGSKAGNKGADCACGAIEMANLLRNIRVGEKGGV
- a CDS encoding riboflavin synthase yields the protein MFTGLVEAIGKVLDVRETRDVFRLSIECPEFASELALGQSVSVSGACLSVAAVRASVFDVEMMPETVKRTRFVFLTRGVFVNLERAMKLGERLDGHLVLGHVDGTAKVEKLSGSARTKKAFFRADQDVTRYIVPKGSVAVDGVSLTVIDAGAGGFSVGLIPTTLESCTLGRLAPGDVVNIETDVIGKYVERLLSPERASATSGLTLGEMYELGYG
- a CDS encoding WecB/TagA/CpsF family glycosyltransferase, whose protein sequence is MTVSYSLEMILGCVSAAVLCVLVQYLTKRFFDARQYGYLRDLILAAAWLLLAIWFGSPQSRFVVGAAFIAGIVGLTEVCWPKRSWRWAYLLIGLSCALFGPSISFISFVDGEYIYLTPLTSIIVTALWFMAFPLVLQQLDGIPGLVGYMLAVTFSLMLTSVVLAMRGMQDAFFMSFGGLLLLVAFWSRFSNFYRQAGKALSAMWGTLAAGTAILGVSKGIVFSSMFYLSLGLFAIPFAEASFHLVSLALSDASHGTERLYRKLIRSGLDHPDAVRVIAGLCAFLGTLTTLSQYPPNYATWIGWAAMGWVVFVLLGLLLWKYRHRSPMTHTKPHLWGVSVDNMSLNYALARARGMVLSASGTRLVATVNALGMNEAVRDKEYHRVLRHSAIVLSDGVGLLWGLRFLGMPIQERVTGIDFAEQLCRMAAVEGWPVYFLGSRGNTALVCAKVMAARYPGLVVAGARDGYFAIDDLSVVESVVRSGTKILFVAMGIPRQEKWVVRHSHRLGNVLAVGIGGAFDVLSGQLRRAPAIMQKMGLEWLFRLCQEPFRWKKDLMLIVFVFRVLLTRVGLYSWKEGHQE
- a CDS encoding bifunctional 3,4-dihydroxy-2-butanone-4-phosphate synthase/GTP cyclohydrolase II, whose product is MNLVMDKGRQSAEEYGETELVGNEVRNEVRFEVRNEVRFDAVKFDTIEDAIEDIRQGRMVLVVDDESRENEGDVIMAAAHATTEKINFMARHARGLICAPVSEEIAKRLQLDLMTKQSSDKHGTAFLVSVDAKEGISTGISAEERAITARLLADPEARPDDFYRPGHLFPLAAKTGGVLKRAGHTEATVDLVRLAGLPLAGLCCEIMKEDGTMARLPDLAPFAVQHRLRLITVRDLIAWRATREKLVEKVVEVNLPTEFGLFRAHAYRNTLEDDDGHTHIALVKGDISSVSNVLVRVHSECLTGDVFGSLRCDCGPQLHTALEMIGKEGVGVLLYMRQEGRGIGILNKLKAYKLQEEGMDTVDANIALGYAPDLRDYGTGAQILKDLGLKKIRLLTNNPHKIVGLEGHGLQIIDRVPLVIEPNEFNKDYMRTKESKMGHLLHSL